Proteins encoded by one window of Synechococcales cyanobacterium CNB:
- a CDS encoding DNA-3-methyladenine glycosylase has translation MPRRFYARSADALALALLGCTLVRVLADGTRLAGRIVETEAYLGPEDRAAHCFGGRRTARNESMYGKPGTAYVYFTYGMHHCFNVVCGREGEPAAVLIRALEPVEGLEEMRRRRSARRGGALRETDLCSGPGRLCEAMGLDRKDDGVDLAEPGSRLFIVRGSGRLSADESVANTARIGVAYAGEWADRALRWCVEGNPHVSQGGSRVRSGRSGVRTPTMMARRKV, from the coding sequence TTGCCGCGGCGGTTCTATGCGAGGTCGGCCGATGCGCTCGCGCTTGCGTTGCTCGGGTGCACGCTGGTGCGGGTGCTGGCGGATGGGACCCGGCTTGCAGGGCGGATCGTGGAGACGGAGGCGTACCTGGGGCCGGAGGACCGGGCGGCGCACTGCTTCGGCGGGAGGCGGACGGCGCGGAACGAGTCGATGTACGGGAAGCCGGGGACGGCGTACGTGTATTTCACCTACGGGATGCACCACTGCTTCAACGTGGTGTGCGGGCGCGAGGGTGAGCCGGCGGCGGTGCTGATCCGGGCGCTGGAGCCGGTGGAGGGGCTGGAGGAGATGCGTCGTCGCCGGTCGGCGCGGCGTGGCGGGGCGTTGCGGGAGACGGACCTGTGCTCCGGCCCCGGGCGTTTGTGCGAGGCGATGGGACTTGATCGGAAGGATGATGGTGTGGATCTTGCGGAGCCGGGGTCGCGGCTGTTCATCGTTCGAGGGAGCGGGCGGCTGTCGGCCGATGAGAGTGTGGCGAACACGGCGCGGATCGGAGTGGCGTATGCCGGCGAGTGGGCCGACCGGGCGTTGCGGTGGTGCGTTGAAGGGAACCCGCACGTCTCGCAGGGCGGGTCGAGGGTCCGCTCTGGCCGGTCGGGGGTGCGGACCCCTACGATGATGGCTCGACGAAAGGTCTGA
- a CDS encoding DUF1559 domain-containing protein — protein sequence MPLPSRRHAAFTLVELLVVIAIIALLIGILLPALGKARAAARGAADLVNLRSLGQAVEMYSNDRQTFPPMRLPSGEVHEPSGRKAARWHWVVGEYVGMPYMPRNEEEYQKFQNSDDFDRLDNDVFRDPSQTYDHFRSKATGEIQVLRNGSYGYNYHYLGNSRIKSSGGYMNYPVRMSRIHVPFKTVVFADSSGSQHLRINEGYREHSYTLDPPRLDTKNNGAEGFAHATGQSPPEVRHGRVAHAAFLDGHAEGLALADFGFIVLNERTGLVKDDTGDNSLFNGLGFDRDATK from the coding sequence ATGCCCCTTCCAAGCCGCCGCCACGCCGCCTTCACGCTCGTCGAGCTTCTCGTCGTTATCGCCATCATCGCCCTCCTCATCGGCATCTTGCTCCCGGCCCTCGGCAAGGCCCGTGCCGCTGCCCGCGGCGCTGCCGACCTCGTCAACCTCCGCTCCCTCGGCCAGGCCGTCGAGATGTACTCCAACGACCGCCAGACCTTCCCCCCAATGCGCCTCCCCTCGGGCGAGGTCCACGAGCCGTCCGGGCGAAAGGCCGCTCGCTGGCACTGGGTCGTCGGCGAGTACGTCGGTATGCCCTACATGCCCCGCAACGAGGAGGAGTACCAGAAGTTCCAGAACTCGGACGACTTCGACCGCCTCGACAACGACGTCTTCCGCGATCCTTCCCAGACCTACGACCACTTCCGCAGCAAGGCCACCGGCGAAATCCAGGTGCTCCGCAACGGCTCCTACGGCTACAACTACCACTACCTCGGCAACAGCCGGATCAAGTCCTCCGGCGGCTACATGAACTACCCCGTCCGCATGTCCCGCATCCACGTTCCCTTCAAGACCGTCGTCTTCGCCGACTCCTCCGGCAGCCAGCACCTCCGCATCAACGAGGGCTACCGCGAGCACTCCTACACCCTCGACCCGCCGCGCCTCGACACGAAGAACAACGGCGCGGAGGGCTTCGCGCACGCCACCGGCCAGTCGCCACCGGAAGTCCGCCACGGCCGGGTCGCACACGCCGCATTCCTCGACGGCCACGCCGAGGGCCTCGCACTCGCCGACTTCGGGTTCATCGTCCTCAACGAACGCACCGGCCTCGTCAAGGACGACACCGGCGACAACAGCCTCTTCAACGGCCTGGGCTTCGACAGAGACGCCACGAAGTAA
- a CDS encoding site-specific DNA-methyltransferase: MNRVILGDCLDVLATLPRGMARLIYVDPPFNTGKVQQRDRIRTTADETNGTRAGFAGKRYRVERVESGSYGDAFGEDYLDFLMPRLKAGLRCLAPDGSLFVHLDWREVHYVKVALDRLLGRDRFMNEIVWAYDFGGRSPRRWPAKHDTILWYALDPSNYVFNEPEIDRIPYMAPGLVTPEKAARGKSPTDVWWHTIVPTNGREKTGYPTQKPLGIVNRIVRVHSSPGDVVLDFFAGSGTTGEAAATHDRDFILIDSNPEAAAVMAARLARFDPECVGFEQPLADARCA, encoded by the coding sequence GTGAACCGGGTCATCCTCGGCGATTGCCTCGACGTGCTCGCCACACTCCCGCGCGGGATGGCGCGCCTCATCTACGTCGATCCGCCGTTCAACACCGGCAAGGTCCAGCAGCGCGACCGCATCCGCACCACCGCCGACGAAACCAACGGCACGCGCGCCGGATTCGCCGGCAAGCGCTACCGTGTTGAGCGGGTCGAGAGCGGCTCATACGGCGACGCGTTCGGTGAGGACTACCTCGACTTCCTGATGCCGCGCCTGAAAGCCGGCCTGCGCTGCCTCGCGCCCGACGGCTCGCTCTTCGTTCACCTCGACTGGCGCGAGGTCCACTACGTCAAGGTCGCGCTCGACCGCCTCCTCGGACGCGATCGCTTCATGAACGAGATCGTCTGGGCCTACGACTTCGGCGGCCGCTCCCCCCGCCGATGGCCCGCCAAACACGACACCATCCTCTGGTACGCGCTCGACCCCTCCAACTACGTCTTCAACGAGCCTGAGATCGACCGCATCCCGTACATGGCCCCGGGCCTCGTCACGCCGGAGAAGGCCGCGCGCGGAAAGTCCCCGACCGACGTCTGGTGGCACACCATCGTCCCCACCAACGGGCGAGAGAAGACGGGCTACCCGACGCAGAAACCGCTCGGCATCGTCAATCGCATCGTGCGAGTCCACTCCTCGCCCGGCGACGTCGTGCTGGACTTCTTCGCCGGCAGCGGCACCACCGGCGAGGCTGCCGCCACGCACGACCGAGACTTCATCCTCATCGACAGCAACCCCGAAGCCGCGGCCGTTATGGCGGCGCGACTCGCCCGCTTCGACCCCGAATGCGTCGGATTCGAACAGCCCCTTGCCGACGCACGCTGCGCATAG
- a CDS encoding AI-2E family transporter: MAEPGTPHADGGTDWRSLHLWQIQPLRDVLVIAVVLGVLYLGYLVSVVTVPLLLATLLAYLFEPVVKRMTRVSWMSRQMAAAIIVVVAAVVVVAPAVVATAFAVTQGVAFAGRVSGSVERVYASVQNPEDADALAAVPEGFWLATRDFLVERRDVTEGEVAKRLLELVRANAQTIATQALETGAGAVGATLRGIASVFSLVFGAFLTAFFFFFVCTGWGKVLEFWEGLIPERKRGRWLELVRAFDAVVSGFVRGRLTIAFIQAGILSVLYWVIGTPAPILFGLAIGLLSIVPYLALIGIPATIVAMWLDPSGPGWQNAWWWVTFAPMVVYFIAQAADDYVLTPMIQGKSTGMDTPSILFASLAGGALFGFYGLLIAIPLAACVKILLKEVFWPRFRAWAEGRERDFLPVGRE, encoded by the coding sequence ATGGCCGAGCCTGGAACACCGCATGCCGACGGCGGCACGGACTGGCGATCGCTGCACCTGTGGCAGATTCAGCCGCTGCGCGACGTGCTCGTGATCGCGGTGGTGCTGGGGGTGCTGTACCTCGGGTACCTGGTCAGCGTCGTGACGGTGCCGCTGTTGCTGGCGACGCTGCTGGCGTACCTGTTCGAGCCGGTGGTGAAGCGGATGACGCGGGTGTCGTGGATGAGCCGTCAGATGGCGGCGGCGATCATCGTTGTCGTCGCGGCGGTGGTGGTGGTGGCGCCGGCGGTGGTGGCGACGGCGTTCGCCGTGACGCAGGGGGTTGCGTTCGCGGGTCGAGTGTCGGGTTCGGTTGAGCGGGTGTACGCGTCGGTGCAGAACCCGGAGGACGCGGACGCGCTGGCGGCTGTGCCGGAGGGGTTCTGGCTGGCGACGCGGGACTTTCTGGTCGAACGGCGCGATGTGACGGAGGGCGAGGTCGCCAAGCGGCTGCTGGAGCTCGTGCGGGCGAATGCGCAGACGATCGCGACACAGGCGCTGGAGACCGGCGCGGGGGCGGTCGGGGCGACGCTGCGGGGGATCGCGTCGGTGTTTTCGCTGGTGTTCGGGGCGTTCCTGACAGCGTTCTTCTTTTTCTTCGTCTGTACGGGGTGGGGGAAGGTGCTGGAGTTCTGGGAGGGGCTGATCCCGGAGCGGAAGCGCGGGCGGTGGCTGGAACTGGTGCGTGCGTTCGACGCGGTGGTGTCAGGGTTCGTGCGCGGACGGCTGACGATCGCGTTCATCCAGGCGGGGATTCTGAGCGTTTTGTACTGGGTGATCGGCACGCCTGCACCGATTCTGTTCGGATTGGCGATCGGCCTGCTCTCGATCGTGCCGTACCTGGCGTTGATCGGAATTCCGGCGACGATCGTGGCGATGTGGCTGGACCCTTCGGGGCCGGGGTGGCAGAACGCGTGGTGGTGGGTGACGTTTGCGCCGATGGTGGTGTACTTCATCGCGCAGGCGGCGGACGACTACGTGCTGACGCCGATGATCCAGGGGAAGAGCACGGGGATGGACACGCCGTCGATCCTGTTCGCGTCGCTGGCGGGGGGTGCGCTGTTCGGTTTCTACGGGCTGCTGATCGCGATCCCGCTGGCGGCGTGCGTGAAGATTCTGCTGAAGGAGGTCTTCTGGCCGCGGTTCCGGGCGTGGGCTGAAGGGCGGGAGAGGGACTTCCTGCCTGTAGGGCGGGAGTGA
- a CDS encoding signal recognition particle protein, with translation MFERLSEGFGKVFRRLSGQGTITEANVREAMEEVRTALLDADVNYDVVNEFCDDVVADALGREVTKSLRPGQEMVGIVHARLVELLGGEEALAEATDPERARAAPGPAIMRVSPGPTIVMMCGLQGSGKTTTCGKLAAYLSKRGRSVMLCAADLQRPAAVEQLEIVAAQARQAAPGGAPVHFHGEPDKCAEYGKAVGVAVQVCRRALDAARKAGADVLILDTAGRLHVNDELMGELQQVRRALNPHHVFLVVDAMTGQDAVNSAKAFHERLEVDGVILTKFDSDTRGGAAISIRKVTGAPIRFIGVGEKAEALEEFHAQRMAGRILGMGDVVSLVEKAQEQVSAEDAERLAEKMARGEMTMDDFLAQLRMLRRLGPMRQILGMLPGVGAALKDAHIDEGQLDRVEAIINSMTKEERREPRIINTSRRRRIAAGSGTDQNAVGQLVRQHDAISKMTKQMAGMSAKSKVAAVKELGAAGMGGMVPGLKGMPGFNTKGSTRATAPGRFKQRKKRR, from the coding sequence ATGTTCGAGCGTCTTTCCGAAGGATTCGGCAAGGTCTTCCGTCGCCTCTCCGGCCAGGGCACCATCACCGAGGCCAACGTCCGCGAGGCCATGGAGGAGGTGCGCACCGCCCTCCTCGACGCCGACGTCAACTACGACGTCGTCAACGAGTTCTGCGACGACGTCGTCGCCGACGCCCTCGGCCGCGAGGTCACCAAGAGCCTCCGACCCGGCCAGGAGATGGTCGGCATCGTCCACGCCCGCCTCGTCGAACTCCTCGGCGGCGAAGAGGCACTCGCCGAAGCTACCGACCCCGAACGCGCCCGTGCCGCCCCCGGCCCCGCGATCATGCGCGTCTCCCCAGGCCCAACCATCGTCATGATGTGCGGCCTGCAAGGCTCCGGCAAGACCACCACCTGCGGCAAACTCGCCGCCTACCTCAGCAAACGCGGCCGCAGCGTCATGCTCTGCGCCGCCGACCTCCAGCGGCCCGCCGCCGTCGAGCAACTCGAAATCGTCGCCGCCCAGGCCCGCCAGGCCGCCCCCGGCGGCGCGCCCGTCCACTTCCACGGCGAGCCGGACAAGTGCGCCGAGTACGGCAAGGCCGTCGGCGTCGCCGTCCAGGTCTGCCGACGCGCCCTCGACGCCGCACGCAAGGCCGGCGCGGACGTCCTCATCCTCGACACCGCCGGCCGACTCCACGTCAACGACGAACTCATGGGCGAACTCCAGCAGGTCCGCCGCGCCCTCAACCCGCACCACGTCTTCCTCGTCGTCGACGCCATGACCGGCCAGGACGCCGTCAACAGCGCCAAGGCATTCCACGAACGCCTCGAAGTCGACGGCGTCATTCTCACCAAGTTCGATTCCGACACCCGCGGCGGCGCGGCCATCTCCATCCGAAAGGTCACCGGTGCGCCCATCCGCTTCATCGGCGTGGGCGAAAAGGCCGAGGCCCTCGAGGAGTTCCACGCCCAGCGCATGGCAGGACGCATCCTCGGCATGGGCGATGTCGTCTCCCTCGTCGAGAAGGCACAGGAGCAGGTCTCCGCCGAGGACGCCGAACGGCTCGCCGAGAAGATGGCTCGCGGCGAGATGACGATGGACGACTTCCTCGCCCAGCTCCGCATGCTCCGACGCCTCGGCCCCATGCGACAGATCCTCGGCATGTTGCCCGGCGTCGGCGCGGCCCTCAAGGACGCGCACATCGACGAAGGACAACTCGACCGCGTCGAAGCCATCATCAACTCCATGACCAAGGAAGAACGCCGCGAGCCGAGGATCATCAACACCAGCCGACGCCGGCGCATCGCGGCCGGCAGCGGCACCGACCAGAACGCCGTCGGACAACTCGTCAGGCAGCACGACGCCATCAGCAAAATGACCAAGCAGATGGCCGGCATGAGCGCCAAGTCGAAGGTCGCCGCCGTCAAGGAACTCGGCGCGGCCGGCATGGGGGGCATGGTCCCGGGCCTCAAGGGCATGCCCGGCTTCAACACCAAAGGCTCCACGCGCGCGACCGCCCCCGGCCGTTTCAAGCAACGCAAAAAACGCCGGTGA